A window of Oryza glaberrima chromosome 2, OglaRS2, whole genome shotgun sequence genomic DNA:
cgtcgtcggcgtccggcCGCTTGCGCTTGTATGCCGCATCCATCGAAAGGAatcgggggagggggagaggctaaaccctaaccctagccagCGAGCGcggggccggaggcggaggcggctgccgcTGCGGAAGAAGAAGAGTAGTAGAGCTCTAAGATTCGTGCAGTGCCGGATGACTAGATGATATGAGGCTCTCAGTAGACTCACAGCAGCTACTGATGACATACAGTATGttaaaaaacagcagcagctTGAGTACTTTGATCAATTTCTGGGCTGGATTATCATCAACATGTTGCAATGCAACTACAAATGAGATCTACAAATAGATAAATGCTTTCATCAATTGATTGATAACCAGATGATCGAGATGAGGCATTCATTTCATACATGACAAGCAGATTAGAGGTCAGAGGAGAGACCAGCACATCACATACGTAGCTCCATAATACTAATACTCTACCAAGAATTAATAATAAGAAGAAGAGTAAGCCGTTACATTCATGAAAATGAACAGAGAGACCAGTCACAGGCCAAGAAAAAGCTATTACTAGTACTTGCCTTAGGAAGGTACAGTAAGTTAAAAGTTGTTTTCTGACCAAAGGATGACTCTACAACCAGAACGAGTAGCATTCAGGTAGGCTTTGTCATGACTTGGGGGGTTCTTCGTTCTATCCAGCAGCAAGTTTTTATATTAGCAGGATCAGATGAGCAGCACGCCTGCCATAAGCAGCGGATGATGGTCGCTTTCATTTTCATTTCTTGTGCGCCCTGTAGTCTGGGGAGTTTGGTGGCAATGGTGAAAGCGGGTGCCTCGATGATGAATCTGCACCATTGAAATCGATGGTCCGACCCACTGGGCTCGTATCCTTCAAACTTGATGATTTGCGCTTGTGCTGCAACAAACATATACATGACGACATCAAACTTCTTTCCAACCAACATTTTCAACAAGAGACAAATTTTCCTTGCCAGTTTATACCTTGGTGGTGGACGCACTGGAGGAATGCTTTCTCTCAGACCGGTGCTGTCGCTCTTTCTCCAACAGAGCCAACAGTTTTTTGTTCTCTTCGTCAAGAATCTTGTTTTCCTCGAATAGCAGCTTGACCTTCAATTGAACACAAGAAAATTTTCTAGCCATCAGCCAGGCTACACAGGTTTCTTAATGATGCAGAAATGAATGCAAGGACAAGAGTGTTTCACTATCTTACCTCCTCCTCTGCTTTATTAAGATTGATCCTTAGGTTTTCCTTGTCCTTGTGCAGAGCTTCAACTTGAGTGGTCAATGCAGAAAGCTGCATATGGAATTAGAATCAGAATAGATCAAGCAGGGGGCAGACGGTGCTATAGCATTTGTTACTAACATCTCAACACACGAGCTTAGATGATCAAATAGTTAAAGCAGAATATTCAACAACAGTTGATCAAAtttttactagtttttttttgggatcaAAGAGGAACGAAGCCGTTTCCCTCATTTACATTAATAGAAACGGCAGGGTTTACTACATACTAGTAACAgagaacaaaattaaaaagaaaatgcagGCCTCCGCTCTACTGGTGCCATCCCAGCAACTTGAGGCTATCCTGAAGAAAACCATCTACTGGCAGCAAAATTTTACGACATTAAAGCGAAACATGTACTGAAGAGTTCTCAATCCAACAAGACCACATCACATCTAGTAGAgggaatattaattaatattcataCTAgggtaaaagaaaagaaattcacATACATGCCGCGCCAAGAATGAAAGAAAGGGGATGCGAAGGAGGAAGGGTACTGACGGTGGTGTGGTCATTGAGGCGTGCGCGCATTTCGTCGTTCTCCTTAGCGAGGTCGTCGCAGGACTCCATGGCGCGTTCGAGGTCCCGCTCGTAGAGGGTGCACTCCCGCTCAAGCTTGGCGGAGTGGGAGGAGAGGTCGTTGTAGGCGGAGACCATGGTCTCCTTCTCCTCGATGCAGCGGCGCAGGCCCGCGGCGTTCATGGCGGACTCCGCCTGTGCACCAGATCCAGCAGAGCAAGAGCAGTTGCAGTTAAGGGAAAGGGAAAGGGAAAGCAGATTGGTATTGGTATTGGTACTAGATTAGAGATTAGTTACCTTGAGCTGTTCGATGCGGCGTGCGGCTGCGCGGAGGTCCTCCTCGAGGGCGAAGACGTGGtcctggaggcggcggcgatggtcctCGGAGGCGAGCAGCTTGAGGCGGAGGGAGCGGTCGGAGACGGGGAGGCCGAGCGAGTCGTGGATGGAGTCGCGGATGTAGtcatcggcgccgccggggagagGGGTAGAAGAAGCATCCTCCTCTCGCTCCATGGATGATcgccttcttctcttctcttcttccggcggcggcgggggcggcggcgccgacgaggagaggaggcggcggatgaGGGTGAGGGTTGGTTGATCGATCTGGAATTTCTTGGGGAAGAGAATGTGGGATCCGGATGGATTTTGAACTGAACCCGCTGGATAAGGCCGGGGTGACCGTTGTTGCTATTATTGGGCCGGGCCTTCTCTTTCGATCTTTTCCTTCCCTATTTCGGCCTATTGCAGGATCTCTTTATTTAGACTTAACTTTATTGACTTAGACTTTTaataagtcagcttattggtttatatgatttatatatataaaccgaTGGATTTAATGTTttaagtttagtggtgaagtCACATCTCTACttcacataagaaaaaaaaaatctccaaacTAGTTTTTGGCTTGATGTGTTGAgcggcttatggcttcaaaataagccaaaaaaaaatacttgtttGATTAGGCTTAGACCTTTTTGGCTCGTAAACTATTTACTGGGCTCATTTTAATTCTGCAGTTGCTTTCATAGGCACGCGCATTGTGATTGGATTTCAACTGCATATCGCACTACTCCTGcagtaaaaacaaaaatcaacgtTTAGGATAAGATTCAACCAAATTTTTTAAACTCCAACCATCACTATATTCggataaatttataaattgtaagtTGATAATACTATGGTGAATCCACATATAccaattttttatattaaacAAAGCTTTCGGGAAATTTTTTATGGCCATAATTTGAAAAGTTTAATACAATCTTGCTCTAAATGACAAATATTTATAACCACGGGGTGTTTTTTAATTAGGAACATGAACCGACCATTATACATTCCAGACCGATGCATGAGTTGACCAATGGACAAGTACAACCCTCTAGCTCTGCTTGTACTTGTAGAATAGAAAAACAGTGTCGGCGGCAACAAAATTACAGAGCCTCAGAGGTTGGTCTGATTACGAGCATATGCACGCAGTATTTTAtgagataaaaaaatcaatctgttTAAGATATCGATATTTCGTACTTCGTTCTGACGTGTCAACCTCATTAGCtaaggttaaaaaaaatatagtccaGAAGAATTACTGTAATGTAATACTGTAGTACTGGCCAGTTTTCTCCATTGCAGGCAAACCTCTCTATGCAAAAGTCTTGGGAGATGAGATGTGGAGGCCCCAGTGAACAAGTAGAATATGTGGGCAATGACTCAATTAAGCATTTCGTTTCCTTGGAGAGCTAGTTAGTGGTAGCGGATAAAATGAAATGCAGGGAAGGAATACAAATGAAGAATCTCACAATGCGATGATGACGATGGAAAGAAATGCCTTGCTTGCCTGGACTCTTGCCGGTCTCGTCCTTGATACCATAACTTGTTCACTTTAATTTGTTCTCCATCAATCGCTCAAGCAATCCATGCTGCCGCAGAAGGTGGTGTAGGTACATATAAGAAATGATGCCTGCCTGCTTCTTGGAAgtcatctttcttctctctccctccttccttcctcttgATCATCTAGTATAAATTGAGGAGGCTTGCTGGATCCATACAACAACAAAGACAGTAGTATCATATAACAGCAAGCAAATAAGAAAGCTAGGTAGGGCATTCCTCCCTCCTCAAGTAGAGAAGAGCtacagctgcagctgcagaggGGGGCATAATGGCCGTCGGGTTGAGGAGATCGGACAGCATTGCCGACATGATGCCGGAGGCACTGCGGCAGAGCCGGTACCAGATGAAGAGGTGCTTCCAGAGGTACGTGTCCCAGGGTAAGAGGCTCATGAAGAGGCAGCAGCTCTTGGACGAGCTCGACAAATCCGTCGATGATAAGGCCGACAAGGACCAGCTCCTCCAGGGCTTCCTTGGCTACGTCATATCCTCCACACAGGTAGGAGAATTACTTACTTTCCTAGGTACATGTGCATCTCTCTGTCAATCCAACATCATCCATGGGCCATGCAGGAGGCTGCAGTGCTCCCCCCATTCGTCGCATTCGCTGTCAGGATGAACCCTGGCATCTGGGAGTTCGTCAAGGTCCATTCCGCAAATCTGTCCGTCGAGCAGATGACACCGTCGGACTACCTCAAGAACAAAGAGGCCCTGGTTGATGACAAATGGTTAGTCAATTAAATATTCACATTTGCTTTCCGTGTAGCTATTACTATTGCTACTTAATCAACATCCTTTTTTGCTTTATAATCTCATAATCTGGTTGGTTATatctaaattaattaattggctgGGTCAGGGGGGCTTACGATGACGACTCCCAGCTGGAAGTCGATTTTGGCGCCCTGGACCTGTCGACGCCTCACCTCACGCTGCCCTCCTCCATCGGCAAAGGCGCGCACTTGGTCTCCAGATTCATGTCTTCCAAGCTGACCGACAACAAGAAGCCATTGCTGGACTACCTGCTGGCGCTCAGCCACCGCGGCGACAAGCTGATGATCAACGACACCCTTGACACCGTCGACAAGCTTCAGACAGCACTGCTTCTCGCCGAGGTTTACGTCGCCGGCCTGCATCCCGACACACACTACTCCGAATTTGAGCAGAAGTACATGCTGTATTACCATACCTGGTCAACTACCAAAAGCATGCAACACGAATACATGATCCaatatatatttgtaatgcatCATGCAGGTTTCAGGAGTGGGGACTGGAGAAAGGCTGGGGTGACACTGCTGAAACATGCAAAGAAACACTAAGCAGTCTCTCGGAGGTGCTccaagcaccggatcccatcaacATGGAAAAGTTCTTCAGTACGGTGCCCTGCGTGTTCACCGTTGTCATCTTCTCCATCCATGGTTACTTTGGCCAGGAGAAGGTCCTCGGTATGCCAGACACCGGTGGTCAGGTTGTCTACATCCTGGACCAAGTTAGAGCTCTGGAAGACGAACTGCTGCAAAGAATCAAGCAGCAGGGCCTGAATGCCACACCTAAGATTCTCGTGGTAATTTAAGCTTTCAACTAACAATTGCATGCATACCTGGGCCAtccatatctatctattatattattaagacagctcgaaaaggaggcaccacgttcgctgtggaggctagaaattcccatattaataggagaaaaaaagaaaaagagagtccaagtagaaatacaatctaaaaatagctgaaattcggaattaaaaataagcaatattgaaagaagtttccatataagaacccaatgcGAGATTAATctaaattcgaaataaaaataagataaaatccaaaattagaaaaaggaaaggagagtctaagtaggaatacaatctaaaaatagctgaaattcggaattaaaaataagcaatatcgaaagaagtttccatataaaaacccaatacgagattaatcaaaattcgaaataaaaataaaataaaatccaaaattagaaaaggaaaggagagtccaagtaggaatacaatataaaaatagctgaaattcggaattaaaaataagcaatattgaaagaagtttccatataagaacccaatacgagattaatcaaaattctaaataaaaataaaataaaatccaaaattagaaaaagaaaggagagtccaagtaggaatataatctaaaaataacttaaaattggaattaaaaataagcaatattgaaagaagtttccatataagaacccaatatgagattaatcaaaattcgaaataaaaattaaataaaatacaaaattagaaaaggaaaggagagctcaagtaggaatacaattttgaaacaactgaaattgaaaataaaaaattaaaacattaaaagaacataatacggtagtaactaatttttttaaaaaaataaattatgaaattagaaaaagaaaaataagatttcaattaggaatacaatttataaataactaaaatttgtgataaaaataaagactattgaaaaaaaaaagaccatctaaaacacatgacgagataaattaagtaacatacctataaaggagtagagtggtggcggttgatacgacatataaaaattgttaataaaacaccaaatagaatcctaatgacgattaaaaggaggaacGTCAGgtaggccgtgaagcaaacaagtaaggcacttgctgggacttctagaaagtaaaaaaaaaaaaacccattgataatcatattcgatttttaaaatctcaatgacaataaaaatgagaAGCAGCGGGCGAGGTGTATAGGactatagttgcagagccgccgacggttgacgggacttctataaaattaaaaatgaattccaacgatagttatgttcgatttttagaatcacaatgacaataaaagagTAGGCAAAggacgggctgtagaggggcaCAGTgacatcgtttgatgggacttctaaaaattataaaaaatgaaactacaagtccaatttttaaaggttcagaacttccaaaaagtaaaaaaacccaatgataatcatgttcgattttaaaatctcaatgacaataaagaagggaggcagcgggcgagccgtagaggagtacaatggcaaagccgctgatggtttggcgggacttctagaaagtaaaaatgaacccaaacgataattatgttcgatttttaaaatctcaatacaataaagagaagaaacagtggacgggccgtagaggagtataaggtaacgtttgacgggacatctagaaattataaaaacaaaacccaacgtgacaataaactctaaaaactataaaatccaatttttaaaggttccatcaagaatgaatagaaatagtggtagatcgagcaagcaaataaagaagtaaatgacataaggggtagcaactggtgtgacttttaaaaactatataattagaaacacgaggatgataaggtttggtcttttaaagtcttaagacaatgagatagctatttaataaattttaagtaaaatcatactaaaaaatatatgattttgtttggatgcTAGCCACGCAATTGCGCAGGCCATCCAGCTAGTTATCATATATGATACTACATAATCACTTATTGAGAATTCAGATAGATAGTGACACATGAATAAATGCACATATTGCAGCTAACAAGGCTCATACCAGAAGCAAAGGGCACCAAATGCAATGTAGAGTTGGAACCGATTGAAAACACAAAGCACTCCAACATCCTCCGTGTGCCATTCAAGACTGAGGATGGCAAAGTTCTTCCACAGTGGGTCTCCCGGTTTGACATCTATCCTTACCTGGAGAGATATGCCCAGGTTTGCCAGCCAGTTAGATGCCGATTTCATTTCCTACTGcacatattttaattttacctgcaGCATTCATTGACAATAAACTTCCTTGAATTATTGTACATGTCGATATCAGGATTCTTCAGTCAAGATTCTCGAAATATTGGAGGGGAAACCAGACTTGGTCATTGGCAATTACACCGACGGTAATCTAGTAGCATCCCTCCTGACAAGCAAACTAGGAGTCACTCAGGTGAAAACGGATCACTACAGCAATAGATCATGCTGGTTTTAAAATAATGGCCAACTTTTGCATATTCATGAGATTATAATGACTAAATATGCCAACACATCGCTAAAAGAAACTTACCATCACCAATCAACAGGGAACAATAGCGCATGCTCTAGAGAAGACGAAGTACGAGGATTCAGACATCAAGTGGAGAGAATTGGACCACAAGTACCATTTCTCATGCCAGTTTACTGCTGATATGATTGCCATGAACACTAGTGACTTCATCATCGCTAGTACCTACCAAGAAATAGCTGGAAGGTCAGTTACTCCACAAACCAAAATCCTTTTACCTTGTGGCTTAGAACTACCACTATGCAGCTGATAGCCTGACATTGGAGCgtcaaaaatataaaatgcaGCAAAGAGAAGCCTGGCCAGTATGAGAGTCACTATGCATTCACTATGCCAGGGCTCTGCCGCTATGCCACAGGCATCAACGTATTTGATCCCAAGTTCAACATTGCTGCACCAGGTGCAGATCAATCTGTTTACTTTCCCTTTACACAAAAGCAGAAGCGCCTGACTGACTTACACCCCCAAATTGAGGAGTTGCTCTATAGCAAAGAGGACAATAATGAGCATATGTAAGTACATCCCTTGGGAAGCATATCCAGTATGcaggatcttttttttttacagcatTGCTTTATTAACAACTCGCATCACATGTGGTATGATTAAATCAGAGGGCACCTAGCAGACACGAGCAAGCCAATCATCTTTTCAATGGCAAGACTTGACAAGATAAAGAACATCACAGGGCTGGTCGAATGGTATGGTCAGAACAAGAGGCTCAGGGACCTTGTGAACCTTGTCATTGTTGGGGGCCTCCTGGACCCTTCACAGTCAAAGGACCGTGAGGAGATAGAGGAGATAAACAAGATGCACAGCCTGATAAACAAGTACCAGCTCGTGGGACAGATCCGTTGGATAAAAGGACAGACTGACCGAGTGCGCAATGGGGAACTTTACCGTTGCATCGCTGACACCAAGGGAGCCTTTGTTCAGGTACACCGTCAACTTAAAAGGATACTACTATTTTCTTGGTTTTAAACATAAGACTGCAACACTAACCTTATGACTGGACGCTGTGGCTGTCAGCCTGCACTTTATGAAGCATTCGGACTAACAGTCATCGAGGCAATGAACTGTGGGCTGCCCACCTTTGCAACAAATCAAGGAGGACCTGCAGAGATCATTGTCGATGAGGTTTCGGGTTTCCATATCAACCCGCTcaatggcaaggaggcaagcgaGAAGATTGCTGACTTCTTTCAGAAATGCAAGGAAGACCTCATCTACTGGAGCAAGATGTCCACCGCTGGACTCCAACGCATCTATGAGTGGTAACAATAGCCATTCCACCTATCACTCTCTTCTCAGCTGAACCTAAATATATATAGCCATCACCAAGAAAAGGAACAGTAAAATTTGTGCTGTTTGCATCTATGCCTTGAACACTTTAGATCCAGTCATACCATGCTAAAATCCTAGGTGGATACcttatgttttttcttaatAAGCTAAGGGCCATGCTTGTCTATGGTTGAAGTTACACGTGGCAGATCTATGCAACCAAAGTTCTGAACATGGCATCAATATATGGCTTCTGGAGGACTCTAGACAAGGAAGAAAGACAAGCTAAACAGCACTACCTACACATGTTCTATAATCTTCAGTTTAGGAAGTTGGTGAGTTTAGGACCAGTGCAAGACAAACAATATGCTGAAAATCTATGaatatattttgttcatttcttTCAATTTTTCAGGCAAAGAATGTGCCAACACTGGGCGAACAACCAGCACAACCTACAGAGAGCGCAGAGCCTAATAGGATCATACCAAGACCCAAAGAAAGGCAAGTGTGCCCATTCTTACGAAATTTACTGAAGAAAGAGACAGGGAACAACTGACTGAAACATTTGTCGTTTGAGCGCTGCAGAAGGACGCAAATAAGGATCCAGAGGTGAGAATTCTCAGCACTGATGAAGCTGCAAAAACAGCAAACAGAGAGCATCACTCCAGACTCAGATATTAATCCATTAATATACTGTTGTGTCATGCAGGATTGCAACCAACTTACTTGGACCACTGCTCCCAGCCTCCAATTTCTCAACAGATGGAGCTTGAAGTAGAGACCAATCGTCAGAACTTTCTGAAGTTGTTGGAGTGAGAAATGTATTGTATAACATTGATTGTGAAGATTTAATAAATGATTACTGTGGGAATAATAAAAAGATTAACATACTTGGTAGCACTGACTACTTATAAATAGTATGCCTGGAGCACATATAAAACTCATCACTCTAAACTCCTACATGTACGGGACACAAGTACTAATTTCTAGCAAGAAAAAACTAAGATGAAATGCTCAAGCCCAGTCGCAAACTCCTCGAATCATAACTACAGACATGACAGTAAAACATAATACATGATAACAATagtccccgcaaaaaaaaaaaaaacaatagcataatatacatacatatagggTAACTTTGGCAAACATGACCAGCATAGTACAATGGAGAAGATAGCAGCTGGCAGATTATTATGGGATTTTTTGACACATAATTACAACCATCATAGGCAGGTTGCCAAGAAACGAAGAGCTTTAGCTATGTAGGCCCTAGCTTCAGCAGTAGAACATGACCCTCTTCACACTATCCTTCAGAGCAGGAAGTGGCTTAACAGCTGCACCACCAGGGGCCCGAGTACGTGATGTTGATGAGCCAGAAAGTGGCCCACGTACACCAGGCCCACTAATGACAGAGCTGCTGTCAGATGTATCTGGTTCCATATAGAAACGAGCACGGAAGGCAGCCAGATGAGCATAATAAGCAGGTGGAACTGCAATGGAAGGATTAGAATGATATTAGCCAGGAGATGAGTCGCTGGAATTTTGAGAAAACTATCCCCAGAAGAAGATAACTAACCAATTGATACAGAGCGAGTGCACCTTGCATAGCTGCAGAAAAAATGATGGAAGTTAGAAACTaactttctatataaagttCACCAGGTGGTCAGAAAAAAAGGGCATGCTTACGTGTAGCAAAGGTTGTTGGTAAGAATCTGCAATGCATCAGCTGTGAAGTTGTTTTCATCCCACAAGACATGATAATGAGCTGGACGACTAGTACCCTGGAGAGCAGGATGTTGTACCTTATTTGTTAAGACTCGTAGAAATACAaaacaaaatcagaatccaAGCAATTCCTGGGATTACCTTAATGCCAGCATGGCTACACAGGTAGAAGTCAAACTCAGTTGGATGACAGATCTTTGAATCTACA
This region includes:
- the LOC127763159 gene encoding uncharacterized protein LOC127763159, with protein sequence MEREEDASSTPLPGGADDYIRDSIHDSLGLPVSDRSLRLKLLASEDHRRRLQDHVFALEEDLRAAARRIEQLKAESAMNAAGLRRCIEEKETMVSAYNDLSSHSAKLERECTLYERDLERAMESCDDLAKENDEMRARLNDHTTLSALTTQVEALHKDKENLRINLNKAEEEVKLLFEENKILDEENKKLLALLEKERQHRSERKHSSSASTTKHKRKSSSLKDTSPVGRTIDFNGADSSSRHPLSPLPPNSPDYRAHKK
- the LOC127763134 gene encoding sucrose synthase 6 — encoded protein: MAVGLRRSDSIADMMPEALRQSRYQMKRCFQRYVSQGKRLMKRQQLLDELDKSVDDKADKDQLLQGFLGYVISSTQEAAVLPPFVAFAVRMNPGIWEFVKVHSANLSVEQMTPSDYLKNKEALVDDKWGAYDDDSQLEVDFGALDLSTPHLTLPSSIGKGAHLVSRFMSSKLTDNKKPLLDYLLALSHRGDKLMINDTLDTVDKLQTALLLAEVYVAGLHPDTHYSEFEQKFQEWGLEKGWGDTAETCKETLSSLSEVLQAPDPINMEKFFSTVPCVFTVVIFSIHGYFGQEKVLGMPDTGGQVVYILDQVRALEDELLQRIKQQGLNATPKILVLTRLIPEAKGTKCNVELEPIENTKHSNILRVPFKTEDGKVLPQWVSRFDIYPYLERYAQDSSVKILEILEGKPDLVIGNYTDGNLVASLLTSKLGVTQGTIAHALEKTKYEDSDIKWRELDHKYHFSCQFTADMIAMNTSDFIIASTYQEIAGSKEKPGQYESHYAFTMPGLCRYATGINVFDPKFNIAAPGADQSVYFPFTQKQKRLTDLHPQIEELLYSKEDNNEHIGHLADTSKPIIFSMARLDKIKNITGLVEWYGQNKRLRDLVNLVIVGGLLDPSQSKDREEIEEINKMHSLINKYQLVGQIRWIKGQTDRVRNGELYRCIADTKGAFVQPALYEAFGLTVIEAMNCGLPTFATNQGGPAEIIVDEVSGFHINPLNGKEASEKIADFFQKCKEDLIYWSKMSTAGLQRIYECYTWQIYATKVLNMASIYGFWRTLDKEERQAKQHYLHMFYNLQFRKLAKNVPTLGEQPAQPTESAEPNRIIPRPKERRTQIRIQRIATNLLGPLLPASNFSTDGA